A single Halarcobacter anaerophilus DNA region contains:
- the glyS gene encoding glycine--tRNA ligase subunit beta — translation MNKPLLIEIGVEELPAIPFLKELPNIEKKWEKILEENRLLCEFDFFYTPRRLVLWHREFQLKQEDSIQEMYGAPVKIAFKEGKPTNAAIGFAKKCGISVEELDKKDQGKGEVLYYKKEVTGTASKELLNDMINEFVNSLNFGKSMRWADRSDSFIRPIRSLAVLLGEEVVEAELFGVKSSNHSFSHRMVSYTPFSFDFAGDYFCKLDKNGVILYPDERRKLILEQMKQIEAKNGVKIEIDKELLEEVVAITEYPTALIGSFDKEFLELPEEVIVSSMKEHQRYFAVYKDEQLTNNFIVVSNSKTEDFSQIIAGNEKVLRPRLADAMFFYKNDIKNGLSNEGLKKLVFVEGLGSMYDKCEREAIIADYLADLFNVKEKDLVKKAVMLSKADLMSEMVYEFTDLQGIMGYYYAKIAQEDELVYTAIKEQYLPDGEDSELPSNTFSSIIALSYKIDNLMGLFSVGKIPTGSKDPFGLRRAAAGIVKIAIEHKLPVDLSVIIDTLGSSYKGLDKKQLIDFFNERLFKIFDVNPSVLKAVLGSKEENIYEISQKLCALNPIVLSDNFKEYSTTFKRVANIIKDIDVETQLNIDETLLEDKEEKELVVKFNEVISKNYVTYEEELDALFGLKPQLDNFFDNVFVNHENEKIKTNRKNIIGKVYQAFRKIADIKEITI, via the coding sequence ATGAATAAACCGCTGTTAATAGAGATTGGTGTTGAAGAATTACCTGCTATTCCATTTTTAAAAGAGCTTCCGAATATAGAAAAAAAATGGGAAAAAATATTAGAAGAGAATAGATTATTATGTGAATTTGATTTTTTTTATACACCTAGAAGATTGGTACTTTGGCATAGAGAGTTTCAATTAAAACAAGAAGATTCAATCCAAGAAATGTATGGAGCTCCCGTTAAAATTGCTTTCAAAGAGGGAAAACCTACAAATGCTGCAATAGGATTTGCTAAAAAATGTGGTATAAGTGTAGAAGAACTCGATAAAAAAGATCAAGGCAAAGGTGAAGTTTTATACTATAAAAAAGAGGTTACTGGAACCGCTTCTAAAGAGTTGTTAAATGATATGATTAATGAATTTGTAAATTCATTGAACTTCGGAAAGTCTATGAGATGGGCAGATAGAAGTGACAGTTTTATAAGACCTATTAGAAGTCTGGCTGTATTATTAGGTGAAGAAGTAGTAGAGGCAGAACTTTTCGGGGTAAAATCTTCAAATCACTCTTTTTCTCATAGAATGGTTTCTTATACTCCTTTCTCTTTTGATTTTGCCGGAGATTATTTTTGTAAATTGGATAAAAACGGTGTGATTCTTTATCCTGATGAAAGAAGAAAACTTATTTTAGAGCAAATGAAACAAATAGAAGCTAAAAACGGTGTTAAAATTGAAATAGATAAAGAACTTTTAGAAGAAGTTGTTGCAATTACCGAGTATCCTACAGCTTTGATAGGAAGTTTTGATAAAGAGTTTTTAGAACTTCCCGAAGAAGTAATTGTAAGTTCAATGAAAGAACATCAAAGATATTTTGCAGTTTATAAAGATGAACAACTGACAAATAATTTTATAGTTGTTTCAAACTCAAAAACTGAGGATTTTTCACAAATAATTGCAGGTAATGAAAAAGTTTTAAGACCAAGACTTGCCGATGCAATGTTCTTTTATAAAAATGATATAAAAAACGGACTGTCAAATGAAGGACTTAAAAAACTTGTTTTTGTTGAAGGTCTTGGTTCAATGTATGACAAATGTGAAAGAGAGGCAATTATTGCCGATTATTTAGCAGATCTTTTTAATGTAAAAGAGAAAGATTTAGTAAAAAAAGCCGTAATGCTGAGTAAAGCAGATTTAATGTCCGAAATGGTTTATGAATTTACGGATTTACAAGGAATTATGGGATACTACTATGCAAAAATTGCACAAGAAGATGAATTAGTATATACAGCAATAAAAGAGCAATATCTACCTGACGGAGAGGATTCTGAATTACCTTCAAATACCTTTTCTTCAATAATTGCACTTTCATATAAAATTGATAATTTAATGGGACTTTTTAGCGTAGGTAAAATTCCGACAGGTTCAAAAGATCCTTTTGGTCTTAGACGTGCTGCAGCAGGAATTGTTAAAATTGCAATTGAACATAAATTACCTGTTGATTTAAGTGTGATTATTGATACCTTAGGTTCAAGCTATAAAGGATTGGATAAAAAACAATTAATTGATTTTTTCAATGAAAGATTATTTAAAATTTTTGATGTAAATCCATCTGTTTTAAAAGCAGTTTTAGGAAGTAAAGAAGAGAATATTTATGAAATCTCTCAAAAACTTTGTGCTTTAAATCCAATCGTATTAAGTGATAATTTTAAAGAGTATAGTACAACGTTTAAAAGAGTTGCAAATATAATTAAAGATATTGATGTAGAAACACAACTAAATATAGATGAGACACTATTAGAAGACAAAGAAGAAAAAGAGTTAGTTGTAAAATTTAATGAAGTCATTTCTAAAAATTATGTAACATATGAAGAGGAGTTAGATGCACTATTTGGGTTGAAACCTCAATTAGATAACTTCTTTGACAATGTTTTTGTAAATCATGAAAATGAGAAAATAAAAACTAATAGAAAAAATATTATCGGAAAAGTATATCAAGCTTTTAGAAAAATTGCCGATATAAAAGAGATAACTATATAA
- a CDS encoding DHHA1 domain-containing protein → MEIIVYHKNCMDGLASAFIAKDALLKKAIAHEEDILTVPLQYGDEDKFFEDLAALIEQREKKLNVYFVDFSFKRDNMTKLLNISSIEKVTVIDHHKTAFSELCDLNYDFKNFEFIYDESKSGAGLCYDYFESNLNKKMFAYIEDRDLWNWKLLNSKEINAYLQTFIEPNDIDSFNTEYENFDYNYSLDIGKALIKKQEQQVKSKTKKVNTIKIQHVEFNYVNATENISEIGNEICNKYQTPALVFFVNDKKEYVCSLRSLDNLADVSEVAKSFGGGGHRNAAGFTLSKEEFYTLFYSGYKNIPRKT, encoded by the coding sequence ATGGAAATTATAGTTTATCATAAAAATTGCATGGATGGTTTAGCAAGTGCTTTTATAGCAAAAGATGCTTTATTAAAAAAGGCTATTGCACATGAAGAGGATATTTTAACAGTACCTTTACAATATGGAGATGAAGATAAGTTTTTTGAAGATTTGGCTGCATTAATAGAACAAAGAGAAAAAAAATTAAATGTCTATTTTGTTGATTTTTCATTTAAAAGAGACAATATGACAAAACTTTTAAATATATCTAGTATTGAAAAAGTTACTGTAATAGATCATCATAAAACCGCATTTAGTGAATTATGTGATTTAAACTACGACTTTAAAAACTTTGAATTTATTTATGATGAATCAAAATCAGGTGCAGGGCTTTGTTATGATTACTTTGAATCAAATCTAAATAAAAAGATGTTTGCTTATATTGAAGATAGAGATTTATGGAATTGGAAACTATTAAACTCAAAAGAGATAAATGCATATCTTCAAACTTTTATAGAACCAAACGATATTGATTCTTTTAATACAGAGTATGAAAATTTTGACTATAACTATTCACTAGATATAGGAAAAGCTTTAATCAAAAAACAAGAACAGCAAGTAAAAAGTAAAACTAAAAAAGTAAATACTATCAAAATACAACATGTTGAGTTCAACTATGTAAATGCAACTGAAAATATATCAGAGATTGGAAATGAAATTTGCAATAAATACCAAACCCCAGCTCTAGTATTTTTTGTAAATGACAAAAAAGAGTATGTTTGCTCTTTAAGGAGTTTAGATAATTTAGCTGATGTAAGTGAAGTTGCTAAGTCTTTTGGTGGTGGAGGTCATAGAAATGCAGCAGGATTTACACTAAGCAAAGAAGAGTTTTATACTTTATTTTATAGTGGGTACAAGAATATCCCTAGAAAAACTTAA
- a CDS encoding dUTP diphosphatase, with the protein MIFKQMVELQNEFNKRVHPQWQEQNYNWMSAIIVESGELLESLGYKWWKHQEPDMNNVKVEAIDLLHFLISYQIEVNYQHPKIKDFNEAIKLTIDRFERCFTEEEEDNIKDESIEMLVKSLIVFWGFGKFNAMKAIFNRLNMSNEDIYLAYVIKNCLNEFRQKHGYKEGTYIKNWNGKEDNKVAYEIADEWGAEDLTYEQLYIDLEAAYEEVEKKHKIS; encoded by the coding sequence ATGATTTTTAAACAAATGGTAGAACTACAAAATGAATTTAATAAAAGAGTACATCCCCAATGGCAAGAACAAAACTACAACTGGATGAGTGCAATTATTGTAGAGAGTGGAGAACTTCTTGAAAGTCTTGGCTATAAGTGGTGGAAACATCAAGAACCAGATATGAATAATGTAAAAGTAGAAGCTATTGATTTACTTCACTTTTTAATATCTTATCAAATTGAAGTTAATTATCAGCATCCTAAGATTAAAGATTTTAATGAAGCAATAAAATTAACAATTGATAGATTTGAAAGATGCTTTACAGAGGAAGAGGAAGACAATATTAAAGATGAATCTATTGAAATGCTTGTTAAATCTTTAATCGTATTTTGGGGTTTTGGCAAATTCAATGCTATGAAAGCAATTTTCAATAGACTAAATATGTCAAATGAAGATATCTACTTAGCATATGTTATTAAAAACTGCCTAAATGAATTTAGACAAAAACATGGATATAAAGAGGGAACTTATATAAAAAATTGGAATGGAAAAGAAGACAATAAAGTTGCATATGAGATAGCGGATGAATGGGGTGCAGAAGATTTAACATATGAACAATTATATATTGATCTTGAAGCAGCTTATGAAGAAGTAGAAAAGAAGCATAAAATATCATGA
- the dcm gene encoding DNA (cytosine-5-)-methyltransferase, giving the protein MSKTPYQFKLDFDKELIVNLFAGGGGTSCGIEMALGVSPDIAINHDPEAIALHQENHPKTLHFINDVFEINPATVAIGRRIGLLWLSPDCKHFSKAKGGKPKSKKIRSLAWVGIKWAKAKRPRVVILENVEEFKDWGPICKEGKPIEHKKGQTFKKFVREFNRLGYKVEWKELRACDYGAPTIRKRFFMIARCDGEEIVWPKPTHGEGKNLKPYRTAAEIIDWSIPSYSIFMDKEEAKKYGVRRPLSKNTMDRIGKGFKKFVLDSPEPFIVKNMNSNVPRPISSPLSTILTGNHHYLAVPYIGKAYSTKNNTDVHPGHSIQDPIHTITVRNNLSLITPFISQLNKSSIGCKINKPITTITGVNKHCIVAPFIAKHYTGATGFKVDEPMHTITTQDHHSVIVAFIHKYYGVEERQKMTDPLHTITTKDRFGLVEIKGVEYQVMDIGFRMLTPRELYRGQGFPDSYKINFLKSDGKPLPKSAQVRMCGNSVPPPLAKALVEANYKVKVLEKVKVA; this is encoded by the coding sequence ATGAGTAAAACACCATACCAATTTAAACTAGACTTTGACAAAGAACTTATTGTCAATTTATTTGCAGGAGGTGGTGGAACTTCTTGTGGTATAGAAATGGCTTTAGGTGTGAGTCCTGATATTGCTATTAACCATGACCCTGAAGCAATTGCACTACACCAGGAGAACCATCCAAAAACATTACACTTTATAAATGATGTATTTGAGATAAACCCTGCAACTGTTGCAATAGGGAGAAGAATAGGTTTATTATGGTTAAGCCCAGATTGTAAACACTTTTCAAAAGCAAAAGGTGGAAAACCTAAGAGTAAAAAAATACGTTCTCTTGCATGGGTCGGTATTAAATGGGCAAAAGCTAAAAGACCAAGAGTTGTTATCCTTGAAAACGTTGAGGAGTTTAAAGATTGGGGTCCTATATGTAAAGAGGGAAAACCAATAGAACATAAAAAAGGTCAAACATTTAAAAAATTTGTTAGAGAGTTTAATCGGCTAGGATATAAAGTAGAATGGAAAGAGTTAAGAGCGTGTGATTATGGAGCACCTACGATTAGAAAAAGATTTTTTATGATTGCAAGATGTGACGGTGAAGAGATTGTTTGGCCGAAACCTACACATGGAGAAGGCAAAAACCTAAAACCATATAGAACAGCAGCAGAGATTATTGACTGGTCTATTCCTTCATACTCAATATTTATGGATAAAGAAGAAGCTAAAAAATATGGAGTTAGACGTCCCCTTAGTAAAAATACAATGGATAGAATAGGAAAGGGATTTAAAAAATTTGTTCTTGATTCACCGGAGCCTTTTATCGTAAAAAATATGAATAGTAATGTTCCTAGACCTATAAGTTCACCATTATCTACGATACTAACAGGCAATCATCATTATTTAGCAGTCCCTTATATAGGGAAGGCATATTCTACAAAGAATAATACAGATGTTCACCCCGGACATTCTATTCAAGATCCAATTCACACGATCACCGTAAGAAATAATCTTTCACTTATAACACCTTTTATTTCTCAACTTAATAAAAGTTCTATTGGTTGCAAAATTAACAAACCTATTACAACGATTACGGGAGTAAATAAACACTGTATAGTTGCTCCATTTATAGCAAAACACTACACAGGAGCTACAGGCTTTAAAGTAGATGAACCTATGCACACAATCACTACACAAGATCATCATAGTGTTATAGTTGCTTTTATTCATAAATATTACGGTGTTGAAGAACGACAAAAAATGACAGATCCCTTGCATACTATTACCACAAAAGATAGATTTGGATTAGTTGAGATTAAAGGAGTTGAATATCAGGTTATGGATATAGGATTTAGAATGTTAACTCCAAGAGAGCTTTATAGAGGACAAGGTTTCCCGGATAGTTATAAAATCAATTTTTTAAAATCAGACGGTAAACCTCTTCCTAAATCTGCACAAGTTAGAATGTGTGGAAATAGTGTTCCTCCACCACTTGCAAAGGCTTTAGTTGAAGCAAATTATAAAGTCAAAGTTTTAGAAAAAGTGAAAGTTGCGTAA
- a CDS encoding YopX family protein, producing MRDIKFRSWDKSTKNMSRPYNIGRQPVFDSTYNGEPCTCTIRPSQWLGFDSSSENERQIAMQYTGQIDKNRKEVYEGDILHCWGEDDSYIDDNDNEIFNKQIGVVKWGGNEYPAFDIYTKVHDQYIDSLSDDYNSFADGYYHYEVIGNIYENPELLEGN from the coding sequence ATGAGAGACATTAAGTTTAGATCATGGGATAAAAGTACAAAAAATATGAGTAGACCTTATAATATTGGGAGACAACCAGTATTTGATAGTACATATAATGGTGAACCATGTACTTGCACGATAAGACCTTCTCAATGGCTAGGATTTGATAGTTCATCAGAAAATGAAAGACAAATAGCAATGCAATACACTGGACAAATAGATAAAAATAGGAAAGAAGTTTATGAAGGCGATATCTTACACTGCTGGGGAGAAGATGATAGTTATATAGATGATAATGACAATGAAATTTTTAACAAACAAATTGGTGTAGTTAAATGGGGAGGTAATGAATATCCTGCGTTTGATATTTATACCAAAGTACATGACCAATATATTGATAGTTTATCTGATGATTATAATTCTTTTGCCGATGGTTATTATCACTATGAAGTAATTGGAAATATCTACGAAAATCCTGAATTATTAGAAGGAAACTAA
- the dnaG gene encoding DNA primase, with translation MITKSSLDALKDQIDIIDVISNSIEIRKAGANFKACCPFHGEDTPSFVISPTKQIYHCFGCGVGGDAIKFVQEYDKLNFQEAVEKIADDMNFTLEYESNTTHTDYKATMETINSFYEANLVDKKLQYLLDRGITKESIKTFEIGYAPRSDVQVQLLKDNYLNLNDAIEAGVLAQDKENIYARLRERITFPIRNHANKLIGFGGRTLRQSEGIAKYLNSPDTKLFNKSRNLYGFNLAKEHIYKKGTMVVTEGYLDVVMMHQANIKTAVATMGTALTQQHIPIIKKCNCRVLLCYDGDNAGKTAAHRAAVLLSQHEVDGGVIIFEDNLDPADMVKDGKIEQLYEMLKNPMPLIEYVLRHIIKDYDLDNPHNKNQALSACISYLKTINLLVAEEYKGVLSKLLNIASHHITLGQTTIKKDFTIQSSKTVSKADEKFFKTIIEKPDYLDLLFGNLDYEVYENNTVFEDILSGKNNSDAIRPLLIRDDIVIYNKEDFIRACKLKQKSYLSEKLKQLSTSLDDDVFEQMDKVQKRLNEIG, from the coding sequence ATGATTACAAAAAGTTCGTTAGATGCATTAAAAGACCAAATAGATATTATAGATGTTATTAGCAATTCAATAGAGATTAGAAAAGCCGGAGCAAACTTCAAAGCTTGCTGCCCTTTTCATGGAGAAGATACTCCCTCTTTTGTAATTTCGCCAACGAAACAAATATATCACTGTTTTGGTTGTGGAGTCGGTGGAGATGCTATCAAGTTTGTACAAGAGTATGATAAGTTAAACTTTCAAGAAGCTGTAGAAAAAATAGCAGATGATATGAACTTCACTCTTGAATATGAGTCAAATACTACCCATACAGACTATAAAGCCACTATGGAAACTATCAATAGCTTTTATGAAGCCAATTTAGTTGATAAAAAACTTCAGTATTTACTTGACAGAGGAATCACAAAAGAGAGTATAAAAACTTTTGAGATAGGTTATGCCCCAAGAAGTGATGTACAGGTCCAGCTGCTAAAAGATAATTATCTAAATCTAAATGATGCAATAGAAGCTGGTGTTCTAGCTCAAGACAAAGAAAACATTTATGCAAGACTAAGAGAGAGAATTACATTCCCTATAAGAAACCATGCAAATAAGCTTATAGGTTTTGGTGGAAGAACTTTAAGACAGTCAGAAGGAATAGCAAAGTATCTAAACTCACCAGATACAAAGCTTTTTAACAAAAGTAGAAACCTATATGGATTTAATCTAGCAAAAGAGCATATCTACAAAAAAGGCACTATGGTAGTAACAGAGGGATATCTTGATGTAGTTATGATGCATCAAGCAAATATCAAAACAGCAGTTGCCACTATGGGAACAGCACTAACTCAACAACACATCCCAATAATCAAAAAGTGTAATTGCAGAGTTTTACTATGCTACGATGGAGACAATGCAGGAAAAACAGCAGCCCACAGAGCAGCAGTGTTACTAAGCCAACATGAAGTTGACGGCGGTGTTATAATCTTTGAGGACAACCTTGACCCGGCAGATATGGTAAAAGATGGAAAGATAGAACAACTATACGAAATGCTTAAAAACCCTATGCCACTTATAGAGTATGTTTTAAGACATATTATAAAAGACTATGATTTAGATAACCCACACAATAAAAACCAAGCTCTAAGTGCATGTATAAGTTATCTTAAAACTATAAATCTTCTAGTTGCAGAAGAGTACAAAGGTGTACTTTCAAAGCTTTTAAATATAGCATCTCATCATATAACACTGGGCCAAACAACAATAAAAAAAGACTTTACAATACAAAGTTCAAAAACTGTAAGCAAAGCAGATGAGAAGTTTTTTAAAACAATTATTGAAAAACCTGATTACTTAGATCTATTGTTTGGTAACTTGGATTATGAAGTATATGAAAACAACACTGTATTTGAAGATATATTATCTGGTAAAAATAATAGTGATGCTATAAGACCTCTTCTTATTAGAGACGATATCGTTATTTATAACAAAGAAGATTTCATAAGAGCATGTAAGTTAAAACAAAAAAGTTATCTATCTGAAAAACTAAAACAATTATCTACAAGCTTAGATGATGATGTGTTTGAACAGATGGACAAAGTACAAAAAAGATTGAATGAGATTGGATAA